The genomic stretch cattacaaatgagttatttttatggGTTACTAGTTGACCctacagacgttgtcctgtcttaactatgtatgcacgcgcgcattctgtcgatcgctgacagttatttcaaaccattgacaattatgtaaaattaatatagtcgttaagttttcttaattttttaattttccgtgcaattttttgttttttttctttcataagaatcttctcctgacaacaaacacaacaaaaaaatatagtgaaatcggtccagccgttcacgcatgattGCGTGACCAAGGGttatagggattcatttttatatatatagatttaggaCTTTTTGTTGTAACTTTgagtttgtttaatatttagtcTTTACTTTTGTGCCATATGCTTGAACTATTCAACTACCGTGTTATGAATTagacttataaaataatgacagaaaaaaaaataaagttattcttACCGTGTTTGGACTTAGAATTAACTAGACACAGAAATTCCGTCAAGTGAtaacaaaagtaatattatatttattcgtaTGTCCCAAGTTGTTAATACCTAATTCAAAGTAAGTAAATGGTAGTTGTAACTTACGCTCCTGTGCTGTTATACTGGTGCtaattatatttcgtttatttattttttagtggttTTGTATACTTAAATTCAGATTATGAAGGTAGACAGCGGATTTACACTCGGtgcattatattttgttatatctaCAAGCAGATGTGTGAATGTGTATACTTGTATGTATAAAGCAGTATGCTTACTTTAAGTTGCGCTTTTAAGACATACTGACAgagtaaaatgttatttgcaaaACAATTAATGTGACGCGTCAATTTTTTGGGCTAcaaacacaaaaagcaaaacTGTTTACAGTAGATGAATCCTATATTTAGTAATTGATTGCATGCGGTTACACTTACACTAATTCtcgttttattgtttacaaatgtacaaaaataattttgcacaaAGCTTAAGACACAACAAAACGGTTAAAACTACTGCTTTAAGATATAgggcataaaattttataaattagtttatttaaaaccagCGCACTTATGGTAAAAAATTTTATTCAGATTCCTTCATAATCAAATTTCATTTCACctataacatgttttatttgtcGTTTTTAACTTATAGGATTTAATTGAAGAAATAAAGGATAAAATTTCGCtcaccaaaataaatatacgactTTTCTAACGCCGTATTTTATACCCGCGCTCTCCACGCGTTACACTgccatttcaataaacaatcccgaTCGTTTTtacaatctatctcaaaaacagaccaatcagaacaaagtatttatgatataagtatttatgtacACAGATTCCGACTGTATCGGTTTTTTGCCTTTTCAACTGCATATAATCTCTTATATAGTTTAAAAGCTTCTTGTGCATAGGCTCTAACATCAgtgttgtatttaaataatacatttggaATATAAGGGATTATTTGTAACAccaataaaattgttagttaatatttaaaatactgtgGATGTTTATAATGAAACTCAAATTGGTTCATTGTGAGAGATATCTAGTAAAAATGAAGGCGATGTTAATTGTGCTTTACACGTAGTGTATGTGAAATTGTTATGATGAACATtgtgatgttatatttaataaattattataactgttatcaattgtgtattaattaatgacaagagatacaatttcaataaactgtttaaaattGTGTATTGATCGCAAAAACAACATTTCCACAACCCATCATTCAATACTAGTTATGTGAGAGTTTAATGAACTCATTTTTAAAGCATCAAATAAAACAAcgcaatacaatattaaatttattagtaaaaaatattatacatcttCCACAATATTGGGGAattgataacttatttaaatatttgttataagattatagtacttcaaattttataaaactcgaCATGCACTTGTCACTACAGCGTGAAGCACAAATCAATGGACACAGTTATCGGTATTACGTTTCCTCGCTGGTCGAACATGTGACGAGACACAGGAGGCTCGGTAAAGCCCCGCTGAGGCCGGTTGAGGCCAGTTGAGGCCAGCGAAGCCCCGCCGAGGCCAAACACGCAACGGgtacacagtacacacattTAAATGCTTTCGATACGTCGATACATGCAGGGTACAAAGGAATTTATAATCGCTTACATCTAACGATGTCTAAGGATACTTTTCAGGTTCGTCAATCACTATTCAAATTCTATAAGtattcatacataaatataagaatttcgggtacaatacaatataacaaaaataaatatctacattcGGTCAACGTTAAACGCTAACTAAGTACAATGACACTGCCGAGTGGCGAAGTGGTGGCGATGTGGTGGTGATGTGGTGGCGATGTGGTGGCGAGGTGGTGGCCAGTGCCACGATGTCAGACCGCTCCGGATCACAACGTCTCACCGACTGTAGTTGCGTACTCCAACGCTACCGGCTAACTACGCACTCTTTACCTTACTAtagaattgaattaatttataactaatattggtgatagtttcaattttaatataatttttattccacaTTACCATTCGACAACATACCGAGTTTATAATCCGCGTCAAATAAACATTAGAAGCGATACAAGCTTGGTGTTacgctatattattataattattatcattataccAGACAGTAGACATCGTCCGTACGAAATACCGTCACATATCAATAAAATGCCAAACAATCGTACAATTCAACGCGTTAGGGGGACATATTGTGCGCAACGCAAACGGAACACGAATTACACTAACGAAGAGCTAAGCATTTGTCGGGGGatactacattttatatatctatgcGACTAAAATATcagattatacataataattgtatatatcaatcataaaaaagtaagataaaatattttaaaaaaaactcactTAAAAACTTACATCTAAACTAATAAACGATAGATATTTAGAATGAGCAGTACAGACTAAGAGAAGGATAAATAATGGTCATAGTTGTAAAGATCACGTAAACACATGAGAGAGAGTCGCGACAGCCAGCCGGCCTCGGCGACCGCTGGCGCCCGCGCACGTTCCCTTCCAACATTATTTCACTAAAACATATACTtcaaaaaactacaaataacatTCTGGCACAttgtaaaatgattaaatatcaCTCGCGTATCATGTATAAAAAAtgtcacaattataaaaaaaaaaaacaaaaaaaaatcaaaataccaTAAATTCGTTACAAAAAACATGCGGACACGACAcgaaataagatttaataattttttttatcaatttttcataaaacattcACATTTTTGTACTACCAATTAATTCTTACATTGCGAATAAAAACAAGGCATTTTAAAATCACGACCAAAATGACCGACGACGTTTACGACCATTATTGTTCTATAAAAGGGTTGCGTTACCGATTCGCTCGTAATCAAACAGCTGTAAGACACAAAGCACCATAATATAATCGTTAATACATTACGCGTAAACAAACTGCACGCATGCGGCGACCGTCTCGCTGCTCAAAACAAACCACGCCTCGACTGGCGACCACACTGCGAATGTGTAATGTGTGTGTCAACTGTTGTTGTGTTGATATGGTGGCGCTACCCGCGGTGAGTAGGGGCAAGGCTCGGCCGCGCACACTATGACGAGTGGTACGCCGTCACGTACGACGCTGGGAACATGCCCCGGCGGTGCGCTATCTCCCCCTGGAACACACGTACGGTCAGCAACGTGAAACAGAGAAACGTCGTCGCAGTTGTACGGTCAGCCAAAAAAGTAGttaaggtaattaaaaatttcaaaaagcTTCCACGCATTTACTACaatcataatattcttttttttatcttaaataaagtttaccattaaaagtttattatagtgaagaaaaaacgattgttacTACAGACTcgtaagttaatttaaaatttgttcagctttttttgtggctgactgtacatactcGCTTTACAATATATTGTGCACTTACATGACGCGAAACGACACCGTTCAATAATTCATGTGAACCATTTTCTACTATCCGATTAAGATTTATAGATACTTGTTTACTTTGCAATAACTACAgcgtttgatatttattattttgtaacctaCATGGTTCAattgtatttacatttacaaattacGAGTCCCAGTTGAATAACATTTTTGCCTAccctatcgggcacaaatttccgTTGCGGGCTGATATAAACAGAAAAACTTAGCATCACTTTGTccgactcgggatttgaacccaagacATCAGAGCGGTGTAGTACTTCGTACGCAAAACGACTACGCCGCCGAGGTAGTCACatacatcatggggcggaacgcGATTGGAGATAAATTGGTATCatagcacctctgcctactcctacTGGGAAAAGGTAtgaagtttgttttatataattcggGTACATGGCCAAAAGAAATACTAGTATATAGAGATCTTAATGTATATACCTGCCACCAGTTCTGGTCGGAGCGGTCAGTGACGGTGATGACGTCACCGCGCCTGAACTCCAGCTCGCCCGCCTCCTGCGGAGTGAAGTCGTACAGCGCCTGCACCAGCATCTGAAGAAGATAATGATAACTGACATCAGTTTCTCGTTATAAACATGCATAACACTGCCAGCGGCAAACGCACAGTCGTACTGACAAAAAATCAGAATATATCTTTAACCTCCTTATAATTGCCAGCAAAGATCTTGAGCACACTAGCGCGTGGTGTTTATTTGGTATGTAAATGTACCTGCTTCTCGGAACCCATGGAAAGGTGCTGAAGTTGTTTGCAGAATATTTATACCAATGCGAGAGTTTATCAAGATGTTTTTTAGACTTATAGAAATTTctgatcattttttttatgaaatttggatATAGATAGGTCACTTCCTGGATTAGAACtacttgaaattaaactatttttcggattttatcgcggttttaattattttagttttcccccgacgcttcgaagactttgcagtcttcgtggtcacggggggacgacggggacgacgacgacgacgggGACGACGACGACGATGACTAGACGacccgaaaaattgtttatttcaatgtctaacattcgcgtaaacataagaaatcattagtactACTTACTACTgctttttattccgaaaacgGAAGCCGTGGGACTACTATCAAAGAAAACTTGTTTAACGCAAACCGTAtcgcaaacaaaaatatatttgagcaTTTTCTCGCTAAACTCCACAAGGCAAATGTGCggtcaattataattacatagaCATATTTCATGATTCATACGTTTAAAGTAgtataactattaattaattcgtGCATCACATAACACTGCTAAGTAGATCTAGATGCAGTCTTTTTCCCCCTATTGAGGTTGTAATGCGTACTGtctaaattataaagaatactatactcgcaaaataggtaataaacatcgatatatttattatgtactatgtactagatttgacgttccgaacattcactgtgttcaacataattgaactgcaatccattcaaactgactttagtatgatcaatattgacagcttgtggttgtgtatggagtgaagctcatgatataagaacttgagtctaagtgtaaacctggatttgaataaaaaatattcgtcaaataagtaaatttatttgttgttcaagtgaataaataggtaatagtGACGTTTGGTTgcaattttagttcagattttgaataaatattttatatcgacattcgtgtctatagaatatacatacgtcattggtaataaatattttttaaattcccatACGAGTTACATTGCAAAGTTCCGCGTGGAATCTAAATTGTAGAGAATACAGGCCGAGAATAAAAGTATGTTATGTCCTAATTCCCGCGTCGATACGCATTCCTCGCCATTGCTCAATACGCAGAGCGTACGACACGatttatttaaaccaatattataTAGAAGCAAAATTTGTAACTTTGGATGTAAGAAATAATCTCTAACAATTACTGAACCGATTCTGATGATTCTTTTAATTTTAGGAAGTTGTTTATCCCGGTATAGAAGCCTATGGGGCATCTATCTtgacgttttatatttttatttatgtgccgCGGTGTAGTGACACGCATTGCTTTGTAATATCTGAATGGTTTTACTATTTTCCCAAATGCCTACAAAAACCAAAAGCCGGCAAAACCGCCGATTTGACAACTACTTATTACAATACTCCGATAATAGATAAACGAAGTAACATGTGTGTTTggttcatattaatatttctaagcACATCCTATGTACAGTCATATATTCTTGGAAACTACTTTACTAGCACAAATAAAACCAGGAAATCCCTTGCAAACATgaacaacaataattaattatcgtatCGTATTTCGATAACCACGACTAGAGCCAACAGTAATAATAcagcttatatttataaaatactagttgacccgacagacgttgtcccgtcttaactatgaattttcagcgcgcattctgtccatcgctgacagttatttcaaacaattgacagttatacaaaattaatattttcgttaagttttccttTTCTCTTTCattagaaccttctcctgacaataataaacacaacaaaaaaatgtgaaatcggtccagcagttcacgcgtgatggcgtgaccaagggaaatagggattcatttttatatatatagatatagttttctgaaaaaatatctactttaccatgcataatatatttggatgaagttttgtattaatattatgcaaactACTTTTATTAAGGAAAATGAATGGTCCAATTGAgatttttatttcaggaaaGACTTGTGGAGAGCAAAAGCATGTATACTTAATTCGAATACAACTTGTAGACAATGTAAACAATCTGGAgtactattttaaaacatttcggttttaaaatagatgataTGAATGCGGTTTACAATGAAAATATCCAAAGgaataaatgattaaatatttgcttacgacttcgctcgcgtgaaagtttttctgggacaaatattttcctgagataaaTCTATAGCCGTCAAGAATGATGTAGCTTCTTATAAGTGAAAGAATTTAAAAGTCCCGtaagtagttccagagattagcccctacacaTTTACAAACGTttactctttataatattagtatagatttgattgttaaaaccatcgatatatattatatatgtacttcgtactagatttgacgttccgaacattcactgtgttcgactgaattgaactgcaatccattcaaactgactttagtatggtcaatattcacagcttgtggttgtgtacggagtggcgctcatgatataagtaagaactcgagtctatgtgtaaacttggattttaataaaaaatattagtcaaataagtaaaattatttgttgttcaagcgaataaataggttataatatttttgtatccatGCTACAATGTAGCAACTACtgtttgtccaaataaataaataaacagtgacgttttgggtgccatttcagttcagattttgaacaaattgtttattacgttcgtgtctatagaatatacgtcaacgaTTAAAACCGTTTTTGCCGTACATTATGTCATGATAGCTGATTATAagctttgtttacattttttgtatgttaaaatACTCGTAAACTATATTGAATAAACGCATTATCCGCATGTCTGAGCCGATGTTTGATCGCGTAATGCCAATGCTCGCTACTGATcgggttatttttgttttatcaggGTCAGGGAGTCTATGCCGGACTATGAAACTATTTAACGAAATTCAAAATCCATTatgcatatattttgtaatgcttTTACCTGTTGTTTTTACATAACAAGATCgtttgttaacaatattaaatagtttataaacaaGTTTGTTTTCGACTAATCGTTCAAACACTATTTATTATGCATAGTTTATTATTGTCAACGAATTATCAACGAAATTCATAATGTTATGTGTTCATTTTATGATTATTCAAGCATTGAAGACAAAAACGGTTCGTTCATTTAGTGGTGTTTTCGATTGTCAGATAAAAATTATCccccaaataaattataacctgactgtACATAAAAGTGAGACAAATTGACAACCAGTCGTAATTTATCCGACGAATGAATTTTATCTGATGATGGAAAATAAGTCGTACGtaatgttctattttttttaatacggggaTATACGTTGACGGATTTCTACCGGACTCACCGGTATAGaccgtcctaccgactaaaaccccgccattcgactgcctctccctaatatcgaaggtcgGAGGGGGGGGGGCAAGGCAAGCAACCGTAATCTTCGCAGGAGTCGGCTTTTGGGCAAAGCCTCCCGCCATCCCAGGAATGACTAAAGCGTCCGTGTTACCGTGATttgttgctttatatttttgacattaCCACCGGAGGCTGCTAGCCGCGTATATAAACAATTTGGCGTAccctgataaataataataataataataatatcagccctgtactgtcctactgttgggcacgggcctctactactgagagggattaggccttagtccaccacgctggcctggtgctgattggtaaacttcacacaccttcgaaattcctatagagaacttctcaggtatgtaggtttcctcacgatgtttccttcaccgttaacgcaagcgataattcacaaatacacatataaattttagttagaggtgtgtgcccttgggttttcaacctgcggacattcgtctcggcagtctgctCCACAACAAAATAGGTTATCATcgcttcttaaaaaaaaattggttgatTGTGGTCCTAAATTATAATGAGTTAATAAACAACTGACGCATTGACACTGAAGATATTGACTGACGCATATCAACATAACAAATCGCGACAAAAATTCTTTCGCCATTTATGTTACATTTGAGTTTCCGTTTAATAGGTTAATTAACTAACAATATAAGGAGTTATGACTAATCTTCAATTTGTAAGGTAATGCTACAATATTTTGATTGTCCGACCTTGCTAGAGACCTCGTTCGTCTGGAATTTTAtgtgaattaataaatttttataaccaaaaatttatTCACGGGGGCTGTTTGTCGCTTATTaatagttttgtataaatattatctacatgGTTGTTGGACgaattttataagaaacataTGTTTGAGGGTGCGCAATCATACAATAGTCTtccaaacaatataaaaggAAGTAAATCAATGgagatatttaaaacaaggctAAGAAAATTTGTtagttaagaaatattttaaatgcatgtaAAGATTGATTGACGTAaccataatttttatgtaactttaatttacttattgaaATTGGACATCttgtcaaaagtaaataaaatctcTAAACGCACCATATTTTTCTCAAACGGTCAATTTTATTGatcctgggaatcgaaccccgcTCCTCGCAGATTTGATAGTCAAAGGAAAACAGAGTTTATACTGCGGCACATTTTAGATACGACGCGGTATTAAAACATGTACGagaaaaaacaacttttaatcTCTCCCCACCACGTTGTGAGGTTTTGTCTTTAGTTTTACGATCGTCTGTCTGCCATCGTCCCTCGGAAATACCATCTATACGCAGATAGGAGTAACCCGGGGCGAAATGATTGAAGGAGGGCAACGTACAAAACCACCCCATACGGGATGCCGATGAACTAGTGcgtaattataaacaattagtAGTGAACTGCACTATCCGCCATTATGGATCCAATCAAAACGCAACAATACAAACTGATTTAGACTTTAATCGCGTGTGATTAGAGTGCAATATGTATTGTACggatatttgtttactaatattttatcgCACTGCGAATTGAAAAGAGGTACTATGCGAACAGCGGCAAAACGCAGGGTACAAGGGCAAATTAAGGAATGTCACTTTAATATCTAGAACGTTAGGAGCCTGGTGACGTTTCTCTttgtatgcaaaaaatatttcataattagtcttacttataaacttgttttagcgttaagagatgattaagaattgcttaaatagctgtcaaaaacatcaccgttttcctagtttaaaccttattacgaGACAAGATGGTGGGTTtagacttacagctgatcgagtaaatttgtgttttgtagttttccgaattttttataagtaagactgataagtTTACTCTTGTGACTAAAATCGTGATTACCAAGTTTTTAAGACGTACATAAAcgtgaaaattaaactatttttcggattctatcgcggttttttatattttagttttctcccgacgtttcgaagactttgcagccttcatggtcacgggggggactgaggtgttgttcatccgtaaagtcacagttacaatatctacctacattttacaattatacaactttttaaaattttagctgttggtgggccgatctacgcagaatgagctcacagtgtcttgaagtctggcaaaaaaagaccggctgccaatccgaaaaatagtttaatttcaatgtctaacattcgcgtaaacataagaaatcattatacataaaCGTTAATTCAAAACGGTTTTCTCTGGTGTAAAATGTTGCATCGAGTAGCCATACATTCTTAAGAGGCTAAGCTCATTTAAGAGtcgatgtaaaataatttaattgtttttatatggagacggcaaagtgaccctactaaTACTAATAATCTAATCGTAAGTGAAGTTAGGTCTAacagaatgttgactgacgagagatgattaccccctcggcagtcgacacaattatgccggcctattaaaaccggatatacacaggccgatcctgGAACACACCGGTGAACGCTATTcgggaggatataaaatatatcctaccaccagcaaaagctattttttataatgggAACATAtagagcgggacttttatctcggaaaaacagACTTAAATTTCACACGgaagaagccgcgagcaaaagctaaaatttattaaaatacatctgCGCGCTAAACGTTGTCCACGAATTATACGAGTATAATATAACTAGATGACCCgccagacgttgtcccgtctaaGTTATGAATATTCAATTCGAACTGCGGTATTTCGTTTAGTTTCTATTCAAAACCATTTTGGGAATTGAAGTGATATTTCAAAACTCACATTCATTAAACTCGCGAAGTTAAAATAGTCGTTGAGTTTCCTACTTTTTCATTCGCTACGAACCTTCTATAAAGTATTAGAAAGccttataaaaaaagaagagTCAAATCCGTTTAGTCGTTCTcaatggcgtgaccaagggaaatagagattatcagtgttacttataaaaatttcgcaaagctatacGTAGTTACGTCTTGACTAGTCTGctcttaaatttttaatcacGGGCGACGTTTAATTGTGACAGCCATTTCGCCCtctcaataaaataatgacccattccaaaaattgccaatttgtgggaatcgtcaatttttttcccattttttttcatgctataggtttcatttattacctatctttaataagctcaattttatagcaacttcaaaacaaaaggtagcaaacaaaaaaatagttttccgacgactgccacaaattatcaatttttaaataggttgcgatttaagcaatgcttaaccacctcttaacgctataacaaatttataagtaatcgGTGGCCAAgcaattgattaaaacataCGACGAGTTTATAAGActgtatatttaatacatatagacataatattattgctaaAAAAATTACGAGTGAAGAAAGTATGACAAGAATAAGTTACAAGTTCATGTGCTTACCTCTTCGGGCACCACGTCTCTCAGCTTGACGTCCTGCAGGCGGCTGACGGAGGCGGTGCGATGGTAGTCCACCAGCTCGTTCAGCGAGTTGAACTTCACCACCCACAGGAAGAACTTGCTGGACGCGTCGCGCAACACTTTGAAATGCTGAACGCCGTCTGGACATCTGCGAATTCAACAATACACAGGATATTAGGGAAAACAGTTAAGTTCGTGGTCGATAGGACGCCATGCTCGACtaccatcacatcatgggacgaaatacactgGGTGAAAAGTAGGTGAACTGTTTGCGCCTCTACCTATTCCTTTGGGTATAAAAGGCATGTATGTGTACAGTTGAATACTCTTCAATTTCATTATGGCGAAAAACCAAATCATGAAAATATCGCGAGCTTCAGTGGCTCGCCCCTATTACGTGGAATTGAACATAGCTGGTGAAATATGGgtgtgttacacctctgagtacccccAAAAATAGCGTGATCCTATGCAAACTTGTCGCAGATAGGTACATGTTACGACAGACGAAAATCCAAGACAAGCAAATATTCGCTTCAATAAGAGAATCAATGAAATACACGGTGACAtgtcacatacatacatacgtacacAAACACAGCTTCGTAATACGAAACGGCCAAATTGTTTGCTTTCTATTAAATGATAGTTCAATCTACGTAATGTGGCGTCTATTTGTCGAAGCCGCGGAGGAATTCATTAGAACCATCCCTAAATGTAGTTCGGTATTGATGTCCATTAAAATAGATTTGGAACTCGTGTAGGTGTTAGCCATTTGGGGTCAGCCAAACCTATTTATGTgatgtaatgttaaattatcaCAAGGGATGCGTTGTCAGTTTTCAAGGAAGAAACTGCATTGCGTTTGCACACACGGTCATTTTGATTGCaggataaaacaaaactgttgcATCATGGACGTATTTATTACTAGAACTAATTCGATGTTCAAATTTCGAATAAGTTTAACCTCAACGTACATACAATTATAGACAACAGCGGCATTAAAACgtacaaaactttttaaacggTTGTATATCTTGTGCTAGAGAACGTTTTGATATAACTTTAATTTCGGTAAATTAAACGATTCCACAAAGTTGGGACGTAATCTTCTCATT from Manduca sexta isolate Smith_Timp_Sample1 unplaced genomic scaffold, JHU_Msex_v1.0 HiC_scaffold_2136, whole genome shotgun sequence encodes the following:
- the LOC115440757 gene encoding growth factor receptor-bound protein 2 (The sequence of the model RefSeq protein was modified relative to this genomic sequence to represent the inferred CDS: added 296 bases not found in genome assembly); translated protein: MEAIAKHDFTATADDELSFRKNQVLKILNMEDDMNWYRAELDGKEGLIPSNYIQMKSHSWYYGRITRADAEKLLGNKPEGGFLIRISESSPGDFSLSVKCPDGVQHFKVLRDASSKFFLWVVKFNSLNELVDYHRTASVSRLQDVKLRDVVPEEMLVQALYDFTPQEAGELEFRRGDVITVTDRSDQNWWQGEIAHRRGMFPASYVTAYHSS